The Lonsdalea populi genome window below encodes:
- the cyoB gene encoding cytochrome o ubiquinol oxidase subunit I, whose translation MFGKLTLDAVPYHEPIIMVTVAAIILGGLALLALITYFGKWKWLWTEWLTSVDHKKIGIMYVIVALVMMLRGFADAIMMRSQQALASAGEAGFLPPHHYDQIFTAHGVIMIFFVATPFVVGLMNLVVPLQIGARDVAFPFLNSLSFWLFVAGVILMNISLGVGEFAQTGWVAYPPLSGKEYSPGVGVDYWIWSLQISGLGTTLTGVNFFATIMKMRAPGMSMMKMPVFTWASLCTNVLIIAAFPILTVTIALLTLDRYLGTHFFTNDMGGNMMMYINLIWAWGHPEVYILVLPVFGVFSEVTATFCRKRLFGYTSLVWATIAITVLSFVVWLHHFFTMGSGANVNAFFGIATMIISIPTGVKIFNWLFTMYQGRIQMHSAMLWTIGFIITFSIGGMTGVLLAVPGANFVLHNSLFLIAHFHNVIIGGVVFGCFAGITYWFPKAFGFTLNETWGKRAFWCWIIGFFVAFMPLYALGFMGMTRRLSQQINPEFHPLLLVASAGAALIALGILCQLIQFYVSIRDRDQNRDLTGDPWDARTLEWATSSPAPFYNFAVVPQVHDRDAFWEEKEKGEAYRRPNGGYEEIHMPKNTAAGLVISAFALLFGFAMIWYIWWLAAVSFVGMIATWIVHSFNQDVDYYVPVTEIERIENANFEKLSKAGVKNVH comes from the coding sequence ATGTTCGGAAAATTAACTCTTGATGCGGTTCCGTACCATGAACCTATTATCATGGTCACCGTGGCAGCAATCATTCTGGGTGGGCTGGCGCTGCTGGCCTTAATCACCTATTTCGGCAAATGGAAATGGCTGTGGACCGAATGGCTCACGTCCGTTGATCATAAAAAAATCGGCATCATGTACGTCATCGTCGCCCTGGTGATGATGCTGCGTGGCTTCGCCGACGCCATCATGATGCGTAGTCAGCAGGCCTTGGCTTCGGCGGGTGAGGCGGGTTTCCTCCCTCCTCATCACTATGACCAGATCTTTACCGCACACGGCGTGATCATGATTTTCTTCGTGGCGACACCATTCGTGGTCGGCCTGATGAATCTGGTCGTTCCATTGCAAATCGGTGCCCGCGACGTTGCCTTCCCCTTCCTGAACTCGCTCAGCTTCTGGCTGTTTGTCGCCGGGGTCATCCTGATGAACATCTCGCTGGGCGTGGGTGAATTCGCCCAGACCGGTTGGGTCGCCTATCCCCCCCTTTCGGGTAAGGAGTACAGTCCCGGCGTCGGGGTCGACTACTGGATATGGAGTCTGCAGATTTCCGGGCTGGGAACCACGCTGACCGGCGTGAACTTCTTCGCCACCATCATGAAAATGCGCGCGCCCGGCATGAGCATGATGAAAATGCCGGTTTTCACCTGGGCTTCACTGTGCACCAACGTCCTGATAATCGCGGCATTCCCGATCCTGACGGTCACCATTGCGCTACTGACGTTGGACCGCTATCTGGGCACCCATTTCTTCACCAACGATATGGGCGGCAACATGATGATGTACATCAACCTCATCTGGGCCTGGGGCCATCCTGAGGTGTATATCCTGGTGCTGCCGGTCTTCGGCGTATTCTCCGAGGTAACGGCGACTTTCTGCCGCAAACGCTTGTTCGGTTATACGTCTCTGGTATGGGCGACCATTGCCATCACCGTGCTGTCATTCGTCGTCTGGCTGCACCATTTCTTCACGATGGGATCCGGCGCGAACGTTAATGCCTTCTTCGGCATCGCCACCATGATCATTTCCATCCCGACCGGGGTGAAAATCTTCAACTGGCTATTCACGATGTACCAGGGCCGTATCCAAATGCACTCGGCCATGCTGTGGACCATCGGTTTCATCATCACCTTTTCCATCGGCGGGATGACCGGCGTGCTGCTGGCCGTGCCGGGCGCCAACTTCGTGCTGCACAACAGCCTGTTTTTGATCGCCCACTTCCATAACGTGATTATCGGCGGCGTGGTGTTCGGCTGCTTCGCAGGGATCACCTACTGGTTCCCTAAAGCCTTCGGCTTCACCCTGAATGAAACCTGGGGTAAGCGTGCTTTCTGGTGCTGGATTATCGGCTTCTTTGTCGCCTTTATGCCGCTGTATGCGCTGGGCTTCATGGGCATGACTCGCCGCCTGAGCCAGCAGATCAATCCGGAATTCCATCCGCTGCTGCTGGTGGCTTCAGCCGGCGCCGCGCTGATTGCGCTGGGGATCCTGTGTCAGTTGATTCAGTTCTACGTCAGCATCCGCGACCGCGACCAAAACCGCGACCTGACCGGCGACCCGTGGGATGCGCGCACGCTGGAGTGGGCGACCTCCTCCCCTGCCCCGTTCTATAACTTTGCGGTCGTCCCACAGGTTCATGACCGCGATGCGTTCTGGGAAGAGAAAGAGAAGGGCGAGGCCTATCGTCGACCAAACGGCGGCTATGAAGAAATTCATATGCCTAAGAACACCGCGGCGGGCCTGGTGATCTCCGCCTTCGCTCTGCTCTTTGGTTTCGCGATGATCTGGTACATTTGGTGGCTGGCTGCCGTCAGTTTCGTCGGCATGATAGCGACCTGGATTGTGCACAGTTTCAATCAGGACGTGGACTATTACGTTCCCGTGACAGAAATCGAGCGCATTGAAAACGCAAATTTCGAGAAACTTAGCAAGGCAGGCGTGAAAAATGTCCACTGA
- the cyoA gene encoding cytochrome o ubiquinol oxidase subunit II yields MRLRKYNKFLGMFSLFTATLLLSGCDMALMNPKGQIGLEQRSLILTALGLMLIVVIPVIIMAIVFARKYRASNDQAKYTPHWSHSNKVEAVVWTVPIIIIVILAAITWKTTHELDPYKPLDSDVKPINVEVVSLDWKWLFIYPDLGIASVNELAFPANVPVSFKITSNSVMNSLFIPRLGGQIYAMAGMQTKLHLIANEPGKYDGISGAYSGKGFSGMKFTAIATPNQQAFDQWVNTVRQSSHTLSNMGEFEKLALPSEYHPVEYFSQVQPDLFRQVITKFTGNEMYMQHHAESAPKDEGMQSHEGMDMSEHSSH; encoded by the coding sequence ATGAGACTCAGGAAATACAATAAATTTTTGGGGATGTTCTCTTTATTTACAGCCACCCTGCTTCTCAGCGGCTGTGATATGGCATTGATGAACCCCAAAGGACAAATAGGGCTTGAACAACGTTCGCTGATACTGACCGCCCTCGGGCTGATGTTGATCGTTGTCATCCCAGTGATCATTATGGCGATCGTGTTCGCCCGGAAGTACAGAGCTTCCAACGATCAGGCCAAATACACGCCACACTGGTCGCATTCCAACAAAGTCGAAGCCGTAGTCTGGACGGTGCCGATTATCATCATCGTCATCCTGGCGGCCATCACCTGGAAGACGACTCACGAGCTTGACCCGTACAAACCGCTGGATTCCGACGTCAAACCCATCAACGTCGAAGTCGTGTCGCTTGACTGGAAATGGCTGTTTATCTACCCCGATTTGGGCATTGCCAGCGTGAACGAACTCGCCTTCCCGGCCAACGTTCCCGTCTCGTTCAAAATCACGTCCAACTCCGTCATGAACTCGCTGTTCATCCCTCGCCTCGGCGGGCAGATTTACGCCATGGCCGGTATGCAGACGAAGTTGCACCTGATCGCGAATGAACCGGGCAAGTACGACGGCATTTCCGGTGCTTATAGCGGCAAAGGCTTCTCCGGTATGAAATTCACCGCCATCGCGACGCCGAATCAGCAGGCGTTTGATCAGTGGGTGAATACGGTGCGCCAATCCTCCCATACGCTGAGCAACATGGGTGAATTCGAAAAACTGGCACTCCCCAGTGAATATCATCCCGTCGAGTACTTCTCGCAGGTACAGCCGGACCTGTTCCGACAGGTGATTACTAAATTTACTGGCAACGAAATGTACATGCAGCACCATGCGGAAAGCGCGCCGAAAGATGAAGGCATGCAGTCTCATGAAGGCATGGACATGAGCGAGCACTCCTCTCATTAA
- the ampG gene encoding muropeptide MFS transporter AmpG, with product MPRQLHTLFNQRNSLILLILGFSSGLPLALTSGTLQAWMTVENVNLKTIGFFSLVGQAYVFKFLWSPMMDRYTPSFFGRRRGWLLLTQLGLVAAIAATGTLNPARDLWWLAALAVVIAFFSASQDIVFDAYKTDLLPPQERGSGAAVSVLGYRLAMLVSGGLALWIADRFLGWQSTYWLMAGLMLLCTLATWLAPEPVNTQPAPHSMEQAVMAPLRDFFGRNNAWLILLLIIFYKLGDAFAVSLSTTFLIRGVGFNAGDVGLINKTLGLFATIVGALYGGILMQRWSLFRALMIFGLLQTASNAGYWLLAVTDKHLYSMAAAIFVENLCGGMGTAAFVALLMTLCNKSFSATQFALLSALAAVGRVYVGPIAGGFVENYGWAWFYLFSVGISFPGLLLLLLCRRTLEYTQVNDAFLPRRAYSRAYSLAVRGLFVGVALFTIGAAAWGMHGLGWLDRPATAEMMMAAGAALAACGILLGSILDYLSLKKT from the coding sequence ATGCCTCGTCAGCTCCACACGCTTTTCAACCAACGCAATTCACTGATCCTGCTCATTCTGGGGTTTTCCTCTGGCCTTCCTCTGGCTTTAACCTCGGGCACACTACAAGCCTGGATGACCGTGGAGAACGTCAATCTTAAAACCATCGGCTTCTTCTCGCTGGTCGGCCAAGCCTATGTGTTTAAGTTTCTATGGTCGCCGATGATGGATCGTTATACGCCGTCTTTCTTTGGCCGCCGTCGCGGCTGGTTGCTGCTCACGCAGTTGGGCCTGGTCGCTGCTATTGCGGCTACCGGCACATTGAACCCAGCTCGGGACCTCTGGTGGTTGGCCGCGCTGGCAGTCGTTATCGCTTTCTTTTCCGCGTCGCAGGACATTGTCTTCGACGCCTACAAAACAGATTTATTGCCCCCTCAGGAACGCGGCAGCGGGGCCGCGGTCTCCGTGCTGGGGTATCGGCTGGCGATGCTGGTCTCAGGCGGACTGGCGCTGTGGATTGCCGACCGGTTCCTGGGATGGCAGTCGACCTATTGGCTGATGGCCGGTCTGATGTTGCTTTGTACGCTGGCCACATGGCTGGCACCGGAGCCGGTCAATACCCAACCTGCGCCGCATTCGATGGAACAGGCCGTTATGGCGCCGCTGCGGGATTTCTTTGGCCGCAATAACGCCTGGCTGATCCTGCTGCTGATTATTTTCTATAAGCTCGGCGACGCCTTCGCCGTCAGCCTCAGCACCACCTTTCTCATCCGCGGAGTCGGCTTCAACGCCGGCGACGTCGGCCTCATCAACAAAACGCTCGGACTTTTCGCCACCATCGTCGGCGCGCTATACGGCGGCATTCTGATGCAACGGTGGTCGCTGTTCCGGGCGCTGATGATTTTCGGCCTGCTGCAGACGGCATCCAATGCGGGCTACTGGCTTCTTGCGGTCACGGACAAGCATCTGTACTCCATGGCCGCCGCCATTTTCGTTGAAAATCTGTGCGGCGGCATGGGGACGGCGGCGTTCGTGGCCCTGCTGATGACGCTGTGCAACAAGTCATTTTCAGCCACGCAGTTCGCCCTGTTGTCCGCGCTGGCTGCCGTTGGCCGCGTCTATGTCGGTCCGATAGCGGGAGGGTTCGTCGAAAACTATGGCTGGGCGTGGTTCTATCTGTTCTCGGTCGGCATCTCGTTTCCCGGTCTGCTGCTGCTACTGCTGTGTCGCCGCACGCTGGAATACACCCAGGTCAACGATGCGTTTCTGCCGCGGCGCGCCTATTCGCGGGCTTACTCGCTGGCGGTGCGGGGCCTATTCGTCGGCGTCGCACTCTTCACGATCGGCGCCGCCGCGTGGGGAATGCACGGGCTCGGCTGGCTCGACCGCCCGGCTACGGCGGAAATGATGATGGCCGCGGGCGCGGCGCTGGCCGCATGCGGCATCCTGTTGGGCAGCATACTGGACTATCTGTCGCTGAAAAAGACGTAA
- a CDS encoding lipoprotein yields MLKKFIFPLLAVMALASCAGKGNTLNINPNIALPSQDPSLMGVTISINGADQRQDQALAKVNRDSQLVTLVPSRDLRFLLQEALEKQMTARGYMIGTGGPVALQIVVNTLYADVSEGNLRYTITTKADISIIAQASNGNKQVKNYRSTYNVQGALTATNNKITTAVNQVLSDVISDMAQDTSVNEFIKTNAR; encoded by the coding sequence ATGTTAAAAAAATTCATTTTTCCGCTGCTGGCCGTCATGGCGCTGGCGAGCTGCGCAGGCAAAGGTAATACGCTGAATATCAACCCTAACATCGCGTTGCCTTCTCAGGACCCTAGCCTGATGGGCGTGACAATCAGCATCAACGGAGCCGATCAGCGACAAGATCAGGCGCTGGCCAAAGTAAACCGCGACAGTCAGTTAGTGACGCTGGTCCCCTCACGCGATCTGCGCTTCCTGCTGCAAGAAGCGCTGGAGAAACAGATGACCGCCCGCGGTTACATGATTGGCACCGGCGGTCCGGTCGCGCTGCAGATTGTGGTCAACACCCTTTATGCCGACGTATCTGAAGGCAATCTGCGCTACACCATTACGACCAAGGCGGACATTTCGATCATCGCTCAAGCTTCAAACGGCAATAAGCAGGTCAAAAACTACCGTTCAACCTACAATGTTCAAGGCGCATTGACCGCGACCAACAACAAAATCACCACCGCGGTGAACCAAGTGTTGAGCGATGTCATCAGCGACATGGCGCAAGACACCAGCGTCAACGAATTTATCAAGACCAACGCACGCTAA
- the bolA gene encoding transcriptional regulator BolA: MIRETIEAKLQTGLTPEHLEVINESHRHRVPAGSESHFKVVLVSDRFDGKRLIQRHRAVYELLAEEMAGAVHALALYVYTPQEWRDQHQTAPTSPACGGAGIDR, translated from the coding sequence ATGATTCGTGAAACCATTGAAGCCAAGCTGCAAACCGGGCTGACCCCGGAACACCTCGAGGTAATCAACGAAAGCCATCGCCATCGAGTGCCGGCGGGTTCGGAAAGCCATTTTAAAGTGGTGCTGGTCAGCGATCGGTTCGACGGTAAACGCCTGATTCAGCGACATCGTGCGGTTTATGAGCTCCTGGCGGAGGAGATGGCTGGCGCAGTCCATGCGCTTGCGCTCTACGTCTATACCCCGCAGGAGTGGCGCGATCAGCATCAAACGGCCCCCACGTCACCTGCCTGCGGCGGTGCGGGAATCGACCGTTAA
- the tig gene encoding trigger factor, which translates to MQVSVETTQGLGRRVTITVAADSIENAVKSELVNVAKKVRIDGFRKGKVPMNIVAQRYGASVRQDVLGDLMQRQFVDAIIKEKITPAGAPNYVPGEYNAGSDFTYTVEFEVYPEVELKGLDSIEVEKPLVEVKDEDVDAMLDTLRKQQATWKDVERAAEAEDRVTIDFIGSVDGEEFEGGKASDFVLAMGQNRMIPGFEDGVVGHKAGEEFTIEVTFPEDYHAENLKGKAAQFAIVLKKVEERELPELTADFIKRFGVEDGSVAGLRTEVRKNMERELKAAVRNRVKTQVIDGLVDANDIDVPAALVDGEIDVLRRQAAQRFGGDEKQALELPRELFEAQAKRRVVVGLLLGEVITTNELKADEDRVSAMIDEMAAAYEDPQEVVEFYKKNKEMMNNMRNVALEEQAIETLLSQAKVTEKEVGFSDLMNQTNNA; encoded by the coding sequence ATGCAAGTTTCAGTTGAAACCACCCAAGGCCTTGGGCGCCGCGTAACGATTACCGTTGCTGCTGACAGCATCGAGAATGCTGTTAAGAGCGAGCTGGTCAACGTGGCAAAAAAAGTTCGTATCGACGGCTTCCGTAAAGGCAAAGTGCCGATGAATATCGTTGCTCAGCGTTATGGCGCTTCCGTGCGTCAGGACGTGCTGGGCGACTTGATGCAGCGTCAGTTTGTTGATGCGATCATCAAGGAAAAGATCACTCCTGCAGGCGCGCCGAACTATGTTCCGGGCGAGTACAATGCGGGATCTGACTTCACCTACACCGTTGAATTCGAAGTGTATCCAGAAGTTGAACTGAAAGGTCTGGATAGCATTGAAGTCGAAAAACCGCTGGTGGAAGTTAAAGACGAAGACGTCGACGCCATGCTGGATACCCTGCGTAAGCAGCAGGCGACTTGGAAAGATGTTGAACGCGCAGCTGAAGCTGAAGACCGCGTAACCATCGACTTCATCGGTTCTGTCGACGGCGAAGAGTTTGAAGGCGGCAAAGCCTCTGACTTCGTGCTGGCGATGGGCCAGAACCGTATGATCCCGGGATTCGAAGACGGTGTTGTCGGGCACAAGGCGGGTGAAGAGTTCACTATCGAAGTCACCTTCCCGGAAGACTACCACGCTGAAAACCTGAAGGGTAAAGCCGCTCAGTTCGCTATCGTACTGAAAAAAGTCGAAGAGCGTGAGCTGCCGGAACTGACTGCTGACTTCATCAAACGTTTTGGCGTTGAAGATGGTTCTGTCGCCGGTCTGCGTACCGAAGTGCGAAAAAACATGGAGCGTGAGCTTAAAGCCGCTGTGCGTAACCGTGTGAAAACTCAGGTTATCGACGGTCTGGTCGATGCTAACGACATCGATGTTCCTGCTGCGCTGGTCGACGGTGAAATCGACGTACTGCGCCGTCAGGCTGCACAGCGCTTCGGTGGCGATGAAAAACAGGCTCTGGAACTGCCGCGCGAACTGTTTGAAGCTCAGGCTAAACGTCGCGTAGTCGTCGGCCTACTGTTGGGCGAAGTCATCACCACCAACGAGCTGAAAGCCGATGAGGACCGTGTTTCCGCGATGATCGACGAAATGGCAGCAGCCTACGAAGATCCGCAGGAAGTGGTTGAGTTCTACAAAAAGAACAAAGAAATGATGAACAACATGCGTAATGTCGCTCTGGAAGAGCAGGCGATTGAAACGCTGTTGTCTCAGGCGAAAGTGACCGAAAAAGAAGTCGGGTTTAGCGACCTGATGAACCAGACTAATAACGCGTAA
- the clpP gene encoding ATP-dependent Clp endopeptidase proteolytic subunit ClpP: protein MSYSGEQVKQAPHMALVPMVVEQTARGERSYDIYSRLLKERVIFLTGQVEDHMANLITAQMLFLEAENPEKDIYLYINSPGGVITAGMSIYDTMQFIKPDVSTICMGQACSMGAFLLTSGAEGKRFCLPNSRVMIHQPLGGYQGQATDIEIHAKEILKVKSRMNELMAKHTGRSLEEIERDTERDRFLSANEAVDYGLVDSVLTHRD, encoded by the coding sequence ATGTCATACAGTGGCGAACAAGTAAAACAGGCTCCGCATATGGCCCTGGTGCCAATGGTCGTAGAGCAGACTGCACGCGGGGAACGTTCTTACGACATCTATTCCCGCTTATTAAAAGAGCGTGTGATCTTCCTGACCGGTCAGGTTGAAGATCATATGGCGAACCTGATTACGGCTCAGATGTTGTTTCTGGAAGCCGAAAATCCCGAGAAAGACATTTATTTGTACATCAACTCGCCGGGCGGGGTGATCACTGCGGGAATGTCCATCTATGACACCATGCAGTTCATCAAGCCGGATGTCAGTACTATCTGTATGGGACAGGCGTGTTCAATGGGGGCGTTTCTGCTGACTTCCGGTGCGGAAGGCAAACGTTTTTGCCTGCCTAATTCACGCGTCATGATTCACCAACCGCTGGGCGGTTACCAGGGACAGGCGACGGATATTGAAATTCACGCCAAAGAAATCCTGAAAGTGAAGTCACGCATGAATGAACTGATGGCTAAACATACGGGACGGTCTCTTGAAGAAATAGAAAGAGACACGGAACGTGACCGTTTCCTCTCTGCCAATGAGGCAGTAGACTACGGATTAGTCGATTCTGTATTGACTCATCGCGACTGA